The Ciona intestinalis unplaced genomic scaffold, KH HT000018.2, whole genome shotgun sequence genome contains a region encoding:
- the LOC100181874 gene encoding alpha-(1,3)-fucosyltransferase 11-like — protein MSPLGIKGGMVVSDEFESPERLAEYIHYLDQNDEAYLKYLAYKDQPELPNKWLSETLNNRKWDLNGEDTNNFVGGYECYVCGEMHRMEAKLRKGIKISPRVVPHNHLDCSPPQPSIGDISDIPPNDHLHNWISDYWQNLDQAVALRDMVLEGVSDSESLWSYIERRYHAGEGAMQHNEL, from the exons ATGAGTCCTCTGGGTATCAAAGGAGGAATGGTTGTTT ctgATGAATTTGAATCACCTGAACGATTGGCAGAATACATTCATTATCTTGATCAAAATGATGAAGCTTACTTAAAATACTTGGCTTACAAAGATCAACCGGAACTTCCAAATAAATGGTTATCGGAAACTCTTAATAATCGAAAGTGGGATTTAAATGGAGAAGATACAAACAACTTTGTTGGTGGATATGAATGTTATGTTTGTGGAGAG ATGCATAGGATGGAGGCAAAATTGAGAAAAGGAATAAAAATCTCACCGCGTGTTGTACCACATAATCATTTAGATTGTTCACCACCCCAACCATCTATTGGAGATATATCTGATATTCCACCAAATGATCA CTTACATAATTGGATCAGTGATTATTGGCAGAATCTTGATCAAGCAGTTGCATTGCGTGATATGGTGTTGGAGGGTGTGAGTGACTCAGAATCATTGTGGTCATATATTGAACGTAGATATCATGCTGGGGAGGGAGCCATGCAACACAACGAGTTATGA
- the LOC108950143 gene encoding uncharacterized protein LOC108950143 isoform X1, which translates to MDAILEKMASFEEMFLQLKNKQEEYESSSKINSNESDTASPVVVVSGSPELKEMHKMLTGLETSLKDLTALVKRTDDRLDDLEQYGRRNCLIIHGNRRVPGERNNFLRYVLNILNKLHLPYPVTPADIDIAHVLPTKKDRVPIIIKFVRRMVRNDVYAQKRNLKGTGMAMTESLTSRRLQIVEKAKASFGFRNVWTANGTIYVTHNNKRKWG; encoded by the exons ATGGACGCGATCCTGGAAAAGATGGCCTCGTTTGAAGAAATGTTCTTGCAGCTCAAGAACAAACAAGAGGAGTATGAATCGAGTTCTAAAATTAATTCTAACGAAAGTGATACTGCTTCtcctgttgttgttgtttcaggGTCACCAGAACTCAAGGAAATGCACAAGATGCTGACTGGCCTGGAAACATCACTGAAAGACTTAACAGCTCTTGTGAAGAGGACAGACGACCGGCTTGACGATCTTGAACAATATGGACGCCGCAACTGCCTAATTATTCATGGGAACAGGAGAGTACCCGgagaaagaaataattttttacgtTATGtgcttaatattttaaataaactacacTTACCATATCCAGTAACTCCGGCAGACATTGATATTGCCCATGTCCTGCCAACAAAAAAGGACAGGGTAccaattattattaaatttgtcCGCAGGATGGTCAGAAATGACGTCTATGCCCAGAAAAGAAACCTCAAGGGAACTGGAATGGCGATGACGGAGTCCCTAACATCGCGGAGGCTACAGATCGTGGAGAAGGCCAAAGCTTCCTTTGGATTTCGGAATGTCTGGACTGCAAATGGAACCATCTATGTGACCCACAACAACAAAAG AAAATGGGGATAG
- the LOC108950143 gene encoding uncharacterized protein LOC108950143 isoform X2: protein MDAILEKMASFEEMFLQLKNKQEEYESSSKINSNESDTASPVVVVSGSPELKEMHKMLTGLETSLKDLTALVKRTDDRLDDLEQYGRRNCLIIHGNRMVRNDVYAQKRNLKGTGMAMTESLTSRRLQIVEKAKASFGFRNVWTANGTIYVTHNNKRQVIQNFNGIDKLVSVKAST, encoded by the exons ATGGACGCGATCCTGGAAAAGATGGCCTCGTTTGAAGAAATGTTCTTGCAGCTCAAGAACAAACAAGAGGAGTATGAATCGAGTTCTAAAATTAATTCTAACGAAAGTGATACTGCTTCtcctgttgttgttgtttcaggGTCACCAGAACTCAAGGAAATGCACAAGATGCTGACTGGCCTGGAAACATCACTGAAAGACTTAACAGCTCTTGTGAAGAGGACAGACGACCGGCTTGACGATCTTGAACAATATGGACGCCGCAACTGCCTAATTATTCATGGGAACAG GATGGTCAGAAATGACGTCTATGCCCAGAAAAGAAACCTCAAGGGAACTGGAATGGCGATGACGGAGTCCCTAACATCGCGGAGGCTACAGATCGTGGAGAAGGCCAAAGCTTCCTTTGGATTTCGGAATGTCTGGACTGCAAATGGAACCATCTATGTGACCCACAACAACAAAAGGCAAGTCATCCAAAATTTTAATGGTATTGATAAGCTAGTTTCTGTGAAGGCCTCCACTTAA